In one Coccinella septempunctata chromosome 6, icCocSept1.1, whole genome shotgun sequence genomic region, the following are encoded:
- the LOC123315529 gene encoding uncharacterized protein LOC123315529 produces the protein MIDSVEGFAEIQQNEYIYESPIKITENSISHRQETCSRATSLPKARLIGRTFGKGTPTAVFQVVGNTPLRMQLFTRCSMKGSINGLQKLSIPMSIESAPIDLVLISLSKSVTNACSTMWKSNDNDRSNLFSL, from the exons ATGATTGATAGTGTCGAAGGCTTTGCTGAAATCCAGCAGAACGAGTACATCTATGAATCCCCGATCAAGATCACGGAAAATAGCATCAGTCACCGACAGGAGACATGTAGCCGTGCTACATCCCTTCCGAAAGCCAGACTGATAGGAAG GACCTTCGGCAAGGGAACCCCAACAGCAGTTTTCCAGGTGGTCGGAAATACACCTTTAAGAATGCAACTATTCACTAGGTGCAGTATGAAGGGATCAATAAATGGCCTACAAAAATTGAGCATCCCAATGTCTATAGAATCTGCACCCATTGACTTGGTCTTGATATCATTAAGCAAATCGGTAACCAATGCCTGCTCTACAATGTGGAAGTCAAACGACAATGACCGGTCAAACTTATTTTCATTATAG
- the LOC123315278 gene encoding uncharacterized protein LOC123315278 gives MKLSHLNARSLQPKLCEFRDIVHNSQYDIVGVTETWFVDGMGSDDVSVQGFRLYRSDRLGRGGGVCVYVREYLRCELVDLEVETESPVEYLWLKVHLSGYTIIVGFLYRPPDKKKRPSKLSPFIDDMNKMLSLVSPMGSYLFCLGDVNVDLLTGRGPVVDCFFSFGLDQIISEPTRITSRGGSLVDPIFVSCPSTMIKSSGVVNVDHISDHSLTFVEVKLLREKKVSRLIKYRDFSNFDNDVFLEDLQNKRWIEFLYESNIDNKVEIFNSFLLSVFNKHAPVVTRRVSRPKAPWITDFIRHLMGERDRALNRFKNFRSDDMWKEYKNLRNKVLFEIHLGRAYLENYLTQK, from the exons ATGAAGTTGTCTCATTTGAATGCGAGATCTTTGCAGCCCAAGTTGTGTGAGTTCAGGGATATTGTACATAATTCTCAGTACGACATTGTGGGGGTGACTGAGACCTGGTTTGTTGATGGGATGGGATCAGACGATGTGTCGGTGCAGGGTTTTAGGCTATATCGCAGCGACAGGCTCGGGAGGGGTGGCGGAGTTTGTGTGTATGTCAGAGAATATTTGAGGTGTGAGTTGGTTGATTTGGAGGTGGAAACGGAGAGCCCCGTTGAGTACTTGTGGTTGAAGGTTCATCTGTCTGGCTATACAATCATCGTGGGATTTCTTTATCGACCACCTGATAAAAAGAAGCGACCATCTAAGTTGAGTCCTTTTATTGACGACATGAATAAGATGTTGAGTTTAGTTAGTCCTATGGGAAGTTATTTGTTTTGTTTGGGTGATGTCAATGTGGATCTGTTGACTGGTAGAGGCCCGGTTGTTGATTGTTTCTTTTCGTTTGGCCTTGATCAGATAATAAGTGAGCCTACTAGAATAACATCACGTGGAGGTTCGTTGGTGGATCCTATTTTTGTTAGTTGCCCGAGTACAATGATCAAGTCTTCCGGTGTTGTTAACGTGGATCACATAAGTGATCATAGTCTTACATTTGTTGAGGTAAAACTTCTGAGAGAGAAAAAAGTTTCCAGGTTAATTAAATACAGGGACTTCTCCAATTTCGATAATGATGTGTTTCTCGAGGACCTACAAAATAAGAGGTGGATTGAgtttttgtacgagtcgaatATTGATAATAAGGTAGAAATTTTCAACAGCTTTTTACTGAGCGTATTTAATAAGCATGCTCCTGTTGTGACTAGAAGGGTTTCTCGTCCTAAGGCTCCGTGGATTACTGACTTTATAAGACATCTGATGGGAGAACGTGATCGCGCCTTGAACAGGTTTAAGAACTTCCGGAGCGATGACATGTGGAAGGAATATAAGAACTTGAGAAATAAGGTCCTTTTTGAGATTC ATTTAGGTCGGGCTTATCTGGAGAATTATCTGACCCAGAAgtaa